Genomic DNA from Theropithecus gelada isolate Dixy chromosome 1, Tgel_1.0, whole genome shotgun sequence:
CGGGGTCTACGAATACCCCTTCGAGCCAGCCTTCATCCAGAAGCGCAACGAGCGCGAGCGGCAGCGCGTTAAGTGCGTCAACGAGGGCTACGCGCGCCTCCGCGGCCACCTCCCCGGCGCCCTGGCAGAGAAACGACTTAGCAAGGTGGAGACGCTGCGCGCCGCCATCCGCTACATCAAGTACCTGCAGGAGCTGCTGAGCTCGGCCCCAGACGGCGCGACGCCCCCCGCCGCCCGCGGCCTCCCGGGCACCGGGCCCTGCCCCGCGCCGCCCGCCGCCCCCCGGCCCGACCGCCCTGGCGACTGCGAGGCCCGGGCGCCCTCCTCCCTGGTACCGGAGTCATCCGAGTCCTCCTGCTTCTCCCCCTCGCCTTTCTTGGAATCGGAGGAATCCTGCCATTGATCGGGCTTGTGGCAGCCCCTGGCTTGGGGGATGATCCGTCGGCCCCGTCCCACTTTCGGGAGCAGCGGGAGGCTGCTGGGTCACCCGCGATGCGCCGCAGGCTGGTGACTGCAGGAGGTCCGCGGTGCTCCCGTGTCTGCGACATCCTCCCTCCTCCATCAACTTGGGGAGGAAGTGCAGGGCAACGGGTGCCAGGCGCGCGATAGAGACCTGAGGAGCTCCGTGAGTGCAGcgaggggcagggcctgggactGCTCCGGGCGTCCTGCGTCTCCTCCGGGGTGCAGAGGGGCACTCCAGGACGATTATCCCTGGGTCTGGCTCCCGCTCGGCCTCAGGTAGCTCTGCTTCGTCCTTCCTTGCCGCAGGCGCAGCCCAGTCTCTGCGAGTTCCCGGGAGGCAAGCCCGGCTTTGATCCCTCGGTTACCATGCCCCTGCTCTCCACCAGATGGCCTCAAATGCTAGCGACTTCTTTGGGAGCAGGCTTGCCCCTTGAGAAAGGAACCCAGAGGAGGGGATGGGAGGCCAGGCTGCTGCCAGCGCTCAGCCCGGACCGAACCCACAGACTCAGCAGAGGCGACCTATGTGCCCTGGTGGCGTTCTCTAGCTTCCTTGGTGGGGGGCGATCACTCCCTCCACGCCCCCCAACGAGGTCGTCTAGTTTTGTCCCAGGTTGGGTGAGGACTGTGGTTTTTTTCCCTCAGACTGTAAGCCTTGGGGGAGGGGGGTGTGCATATGGGTACATAGGCACTGTGTTGGCACCAAAGAGCTAAATAAAAGGATTGTTGAATTTTCTCATTCCTAGATCATTGTCTACCCTCACCCTTCATGGTGCCCCTTTCTCATTCCCACTGCTAGTCCAGAGTACTTGCTGGAAGGGTATGTGGGATTCGGTGTTAGCGCATTTAAGGTTCAGTGTTAGCTCAGG
This window encodes:
- the ASCL5 gene encoding achaete-scute homolog 5 — translated: MNNNFCRALVDRRPLGPPSCMQLGVVPPPRQAPLPPAEPLGNVPFLLYSGPAEQPYYDAYAGVFPYVPFPGAFGVYEYPFEPAFIQKRNERERQRVKCVNEGYARLRGHLPGALAEKRLSKVETLRAAIRYIKYLQELLSSAPDGATPPAARGLPGTGPCPAPPAAPRPDRPGDCEARAPSSLVPESSESSCFSPSPFLESEESCH